The following are encoded together in the Parabacteroides chongii genome:
- a CDS encoding SRPBCC family protein, whose protein sequence is MTEFVSDIKTIPYNEDRVYAMLSDLSNLERIKDRIPQDKIKDFEFDSDSCSFAVDPVGKIRFEIVEREPNKTIKFTTTNSPVPLFLWIQLKQVEEADTRLKMTIRADLNPFIKPMVSKPLQDALDKISTVIASLPY, encoded by the coding sequence ATGACAGAATTTGTAAGTGATATCAAAACGATCCCCTATAACGAGGACCGTGTCTATGCAATGCTGTCCGACCTTTCCAACCTGGAACGGATTAAGGACCGCATTCCACAAGATAAAATCAAAGACTTCGAGTTCGACAGCGACTCTTGCAGTTTCGCTGTCGATCCCGTAGGTAAAATACGCTTCGAGATCGTAGAACGCGAACCGAACAAGACAATCAAATTTACGACAACCAATTCGCCCGTGCCACTCTTCTTGTGGATTCAGCTGAAACAGGTGGAAGAAGCTGACACGCGATTGAAAATGACGATCCGCGCCGATCTGAATCCGTTTATCAAACCGATGGTATCAAAACCGTTGCAGGACGCTCTCGACAAGATTTCAACTGTGATTGCCTCCCTGCCCTATTAA
- a CDS encoding HU family DNA-binding protein has translation MSVKYKLVQKKDLTKGVADDAKRYYASAPVSGKMDFDSICELIADRSTASDGDVALVVLGLIRAMEEALLRNEVVQLGRLGNFRLSIGSSGTVEEKDFQASMIRKPKIIFTPGDKLRAMIEKVSLERIDKAPGQSGSDNDDDRPVIE, from the coding sequence ATGTCAGTAAAGTACAAACTGGTCCAGAAAAAGGACCTTACCAAAGGTGTTGCCGACGATGCCAAACGTTATTACGCCTCGGCGCCGGTCAGTGGCAAGATGGATTTCGACTCGATTTGCGAACTGATAGCCGACCGGTCGACAGCAAGCGACGGTGACGTGGCGCTGGTCGTACTGGGGCTGATCCGTGCCATGGAAGAGGCATTGCTGCGCAACGAAGTGGTACAGCTGGGCAGGCTGGGCAATTTCCGCCTGTCGATCGGCAGCTCGGGCACAGTCGAAGAAAAAGACTTCCAGGCTTCCATGATCCGAAAACCCAAAATCATCTTCACTCCTGGCGACAAGCTCCGGGCAATGATCGAAAAGGTCAGCCTCGAACGCATCGACAAAGCTCCGGGGCAGTCGGGAAGCGACAATGACGATGATCGCCCGGTTATTGAATAA
- the pyrE gene encoding orotate phosphoribosyltransferase: MKTLERLVAEKLLKIKAVKLQPANPFTWASGWRSPIYNDNRKTLSYPAVRSFIKLELARVISEKYENADAIAGVATGAIAQGALVADLLGLPFVYIRATPKDHGLENLIEGELKPGSKVVIIEDLVSTGGSSLKAVQAVRNFGCDVVGMVAIFTYGFPVAVEAFKEAKVQLTTLSNYDAVLEEAVRTDYIDESEISILQEWRKDPSSWNPGV; this comes from the coding sequence ATGAAAACACTGGAAAGATTAGTTGCAGAGAAATTATTAAAGATTAAAGCCGTTAAATTACAACCGGCAAATCCGTTTACATGGGCTTCTGGCTGGAGATCACCGATTTATAACGATAACAGAAAAACGCTTTCTTATCCGGCTGTTCGCAGTTTCATCAAATTGGAACTGGCTCGCGTAATTAGCGAAAAGTATGAAAATGCAGATGCTATCGCAGGTGTAGCTACAGGAGCAATCGCTCAGGGCGCATTGGTAGCCGACTTACTGGGACTACCTTTTGTTTATATCCGTGCAACGCCAAAGGATCATGGATTGGAAAATCTTATCGAAGGTGAATTGAAACCGGGTTCAAAAGTGGTTATTATCGAAGACCTGGTGTCTACTGGAGGTAGTAGCTTGAAAGCTGTACAGGCTGTACGTAATTTCGGTTGCGATGTAGTAGGTATGGTAGCGATCTTTACTTATGGATTCCCTGTTGCCGTAGAAGCATTCAAGGAAGCTAAAGTTCAGCTGACGACACTGAGCAACTATGACGCTGTCCTGGAAGAAGCAGTACGTACAGATTATATCGACGAATCTGAAATCTCAATCCTTCAGGAATGGCGTAAAGACCCTTCCAGCTGGAATCCGGGTGTTTAA
- a CDS encoding DUF3987 domain-containing protein — MSELKKQQVECSFYESAFKTAVCVTVSLESYLAGVKNGKYEALVERLRSYKAAGDTERADNAKKKLPLLVAGGVMEGGRKLEHMVRYSRCITIDLDDVPGDPLDFLRRAETLDYVKAGHISPSGTGNKLFVLVDSSLPDHVTAFGYVSRMIERDLPGVKVDASGKDANRSCFVSYDPDAFYKEVAQVVHVPVDELKAEKQPAAPVARAIRRGGGQPGANALSNYIDRFESDNPFADGGRHSYLVRLTSALNSAGFAEYEVETECLRRYCEPGFGEKEIRGIVADIYRRYRSAHGSNPYDPSKGEKPGACLKNLKNLSPAPDFSTPEDDGSMGFDIEAEDARLPHFGRDLFDRLPKLLADAVAPAGDDTEFDLMLLAGLTVCSTALPGVTGNLKDEPYAPPFYTLLIGPSGSGKGCIHAMHKVVEPWQRYVADMSRHDVEQYKKEKETYDTYKFQQRYGKKKTTAGPVPTEPKPVFLKQLHMSGYTTTARMIEQLHINDHYASLMFETELESVTVTLTQDFGGYGYLLNQIFHHETISSSSKTNGSFLVRRPMMGLLATGTPGMLAQLVPSTESGLFSRLLIYKITGHTEYRPLTSSDNVRQNAFYYDGLGLRLLDIAIHLDKSPTFVSFSDKQRKRLDRYFKREYYNVRVFNNNDVASVVLRHRLIIFRMAMVLTALRKGESLSTDAHIEISDEDFETAFHIGTRTLQHSLLISTSMKHSKAEHHYKIPTIQLDLFADMSDEFRITEILELAGVRGISRATVYRMLKKAQEYKLLISVGAGCYRKTEEGKNVKNSETD, encoded by the coding sequence ATGAGTGAATTAAAAAAACAGCAAGTGGAATGCTCATTCTATGAATCGGCATTCAAGACAGCGGTCTGCGTAACCGTCTCGTTGGAGAGTTACCTGGCCGGAGTAAAGAACGGAAAATACGAGGCTCTCGTCGAACGGCTGCGCAGCTACAAGGCAGCCGGGGATACGGAGCGTGCGGACAACGCCAAGAAAAAACTACCCCTGCTCGTTGCCGGAGGCGTGATGGAAGGTGGCCGTAAGCTGGAGCACATGGTGCGCTACAGCCGGTGTATAACGATCGACCTGGACGATGTGCCGGGCGACCCTCTCGATTTCCTGCGTCGGGCTGAGACGCTCGATTATGTGAAGGCGGGGCATATCAGTCCTTCCGGAACGGGAAATAAACTCTTCGTATTGGTAGACAGTTCGCTGCCGGACCATGTGACGGCATTCGGATATGTCAGCCGGATGATCGAACGCGACCTGCCCGGCGTAAAAGTCGACGCTTCGGGCAAGGATGCCAACCGCAGCTGTTTTGTCAGTTACGACCCGGATGCCTTCTACAAGGAGGTTGCGCAGGTAGTGCACGTCCCGGTCGACGAGCTGAAAGCCGAAAAACAACCGGCTGCTCCGGTTGCCCGTGCCATCAGACGTGGCGGCGGACAACCGGGCGCAAATGCCTTGTCGAACTACATCGACCGCTTTGAGTCGGATAACCCGTTTGCCGACGGTGGCCGCCACAGCTATCTGGTGCGACTGACTTCGGCGCTGAACAGTGCCGGTTTTGCGGAGTATGAAGTGGAAACCGAATGTCTGCGTCGCTACTGCGAACCGGGATTCGGGGAGAAAGAAATCCGGGGAATCGTGGCGGACATTTACCGTCGTTACCGCAGTGCGCACGGCAGTAATCCATATGATCCGTCGAAAGGCGAGAAGCCGGGAGCTTGTCTCAAAAATCTCAAAAATCTCTCTCCGGCTCCTGATTTTTCCACTCCGGAGGATGATGGCTCTATGGGCTTTGATATTGAAGCCGAAGATGCCCGTTTACCCCACTTCGGGAGAGACCTTTTCGACCGTCTTCCGAAGCTCCTCGCGGACGCGGTGGCACCGGCCGGCGACGATACGGAATTTGACCTGATGCTGCTTGCCGGACTGACCGTTTGCAGCACCGCCTTGCCTGGCGTGACCGGCAATTTGAAGGACGAACCGTATGCCCCGCCGTTTTATACCCTGCTGATCGGTCCTTCGGGCAGCGGCAAGGGATGTATCCATGCGATGCACAAGGTAGTGGAACCCTGGCAACGATACGTGGCTGACATGTCGCGCCATGATGTGGAGCAGTACAAAAAGGAGAAGGAGACCTACGACACGTACAAGTTCCAGCAGCGTTACGGCAAGAAGAAGACCACCGCGGGGCCAGTTCCCACGGAGCCGAAGCCGGTCTTCCTCAAACAGCTGCACATGAGCGGCTACACCACGACGGCGCGTATGATCGAACAGTTGCATATCAACGACCATTATGCTTCGTTGATGTTTGAGACGGAGTTGGAGTCGGTCACTGTCACTCTTACGCAGGATTTCGGCGGGTATGGGTATCTTTTGAATCAGATATTCCATCACGAAACGATCAGTAGCTCGTCGAAGACGAACGGTTCTTTCCTGGTGCGGCGTCCTATGATGGGTCTGTTGGCTACCGGTACGCCGGGCATGCTGGCGCAGCTGGTGCCTTCTACCGAAAGCGGATTGTTCAGTCGCCTGTTGATTTACAAAATCACGGGTCATACGGAATATCGTCCGCTCACCTCGTCGGACAATGTGCGTCAGAATGCGTTCTATTATGACGGGCTGGGGTTGCGCCTGCTCGATATAGCGATTCATTTGGACAAGTCGCCGACCTTTGTCAGCTTTTCCGACAAACAGCGCAAGCGGCTGGATCGTTATTTCAAACGCGAATATTATAATGTACGCGTGTTCAATAATAATGACGTGGCTTCGGTGGTGCTTCGTCATCGCCTGATAATCTTCCGTATGGCGATGGTGCTGACAGCCTTGCGCAAGGGTGAAAGCCTGAGTACGGATGCGCATATCGAGATTTCGGATGAAGACTTCGAAACGGCTTTCCACATCGGCACCCGTACGTTGCAGCATTCGCTCCTGATCAGCACTTCGATGAAGCATAGCAAGGCGGAGCATCACTATAAGATTCCGACCATTCAGTTGGATTTGTTTGCCGACATGTCGGACGAGTTCCGGATCACCGAGATACTCGAATTGGCGGGCGTCCGCGGAATCAGCCGTGCAACGGTGTATCGGATGCTGAAAAAGGCGCAGGAATACAAGCTATTGATCTCAGTAGGAGCGGGTTGCTATCGCAAGACGGAAGAGGGTAAGAATGTAAAAAATTCAGAAACGGATTAG
- a CDS encoding glucosaminidase domain-containing protein — MTAQQIKFVKASLPAALAAGAAFNMNPSVILAQAAFESGWGTSNLATGSNNFFGMTAYGAGNQYWHGRKTQVKTTAYSLDFRRYDTRENSFLDFARLIRNNYRSAWQVSKNPEAYAREIAYSPYISELNGDDRETYRRSLVQIEKTVQAVIAIIY, encoded by the coding sequence ATGACAGCACAACAAATCAAATTCGTCAAAGCCTCCCTCCCTGCCGCCCTGGCGGCGGGAGCGGCTTTCAACATGAACCCCTCCGTGATATTGGCACAAGCTGCTTTCGAAAGCGGGTGGGGCACGAGCAACCTGGCTACAGGCAGTAACAATTTCTTTGGTATGACTGCCTACGGCGCCGGCAACCAGTATTGGCACGGCAGGAAAACACAGGTAAAGACAACTGCCTATTCGCTCGACTTCCGTCGGTACGACACACGTGAAAACTCGTTCCTCGATTTCGCCCGTCTGATCCGAAACAACTACCGATCGGCCTGGCAGGTAAGCAAAAATCCGGAAGCCTACGCCCGCGAGATAGCCTACAGTCCCTACATCAGCGAACTCAACGGTGATGACCGCGAAACCTACCGCCGCAGCCTGGTACAGATAGAAAAAACCGTACAGGCAGTAATCGCAATAATATACTAA
- a CDS encoding DUF4248 domain-containing protein — MEDKKREMSPWRRAYGVTEFAQLYFPGQTPVVAYKRMWEWIRTSRGLKAKLEAAGWVKFQKLYTPKQVAVLIDHLGEP, encoded by the coding sequence ATGGAGGACAAAAAAAGAGAGATGTCTCCCTGGCGGCGTGCGTATGGTGTAACCGAATTCGCACAATTGTACTTTCCGGGTCAGACACCGGTGGTGGCTTATAAGCGCATGTGGGAATGGATACGAACCTCCCGTGGTCTCAAAGCAAAGCTCGAAGCGGCAGGATGGGTGAAATTTCAGAAATTGTACACCCCCAAGCAGGTAGCCGTATTGATCGATCACCTGGGCGAACCTTGA